The genomic window CCCGTCGCCGCCGCGCAGAGGGCGACGACTGACTGGACCCCGGCTGATCGGCGCGGGTGGCGGACGAGGTGACGTCGGCACAGACTGGCCCCCATGATCTGGATCTGCGAGACGTGCGCGGTGGAGACCGCCGACCAGGAGAGGGCGCCGGACATCTGCGCGATCTGCGATGACGAGCGGCAGTGGGTGCCGGAGGGCGGGTCCCGGTGGACGACCGTCGAGCAGCAGCGGGCCGACGGCACCCGCATCGTCATCGACGAGGTCGAGCCCGAGCTCTGGGGTCTGCGTGCAGAGCCCGCGATCGGCATCGGGCAGCAGACGATGGTCGTGCGCACGCCGGACGGGACGCTGCTCTTCGACTGCATCGGCTATATCGATGACGAGACGGTCGATTTCGTCCGCGGCCTGGGACCGACCCTGGCCGTCGCCGCGAGCCACCCGCACATGTATGGCGTGCAGACCGATTGGGCAGCCGCGCTCGGGGTTCCGGTGCTGGTCGCCGAGCGCGACCGGGAGTGGGTGCGCCGTGATGAGCGCGTCGAGTTCTATGACGAGCGTCGTGCGGTCGCGCCCGGTCTGACGCTGCACCGGGTCGGTGGCCACTTCCGCGGCCAGGCCGTGCTCGA from Ornithinimicrobium cryptoxanthini includes these protein-coding regions:
- a CDS encoding hydrolase, giving the protein MIWICETCAVETADQERAPDICAICDDERQWVPEGGSRWTTVEQQRADGTRIVIDEVEPELWGLRAEPAIGIGQQTMVVRTPDGTLLFDCIGYIDDETVDFVRGLGPTLAVAASHPHMYGVQTDWAAALGVPVLVAERDREWVRRDERVEFYDERRAVAPGLTLHRVGGHFRGQAVLEWVNGNDGKGVLLAGDAIFPNPDRRTVSFMRSYPNRLPLSGTVVQRLAAQVEELHFDRLYNNFGAVVPAAAKETIRYSADRHTAWVRGDFDHLT